A single Candoia aspera isolate rCanAsp1 chromosome 9, rCanAsp1.hap2, whole genome shotgun sequence DNA region contains:
- the LOC134502568 gene encoding TLC domain-containing protein 5-like, whose amino-acid sequence MAAMMLWVALSLWGWFSLYTWSCRHYRERSCEWSCRLVTLTHGVFATCLAGYIGFIDGPWPMTHPGSPNTVLQVHALCISLGYFLFDLGWCVYFQAEGPLMLAHHSVSILGISASLALGESATEVNAVIFGSELTNPFLQARWFLREKGLCPSLTGDVVDFLFVVLFAGVRIGVGAWLMYCVLLSPRPRRFIKVAGLIMYAVSCVFMVNICRFARRKTIRRYQAWRDWWNKEVNLNTNGYLKSH is encoded by the exons ATGGCGGCCATGATGCTTTGGGTGGCCCTCAGCCTGTGGGGCTGGTTCTCCCTCTACACTTGGTCCTGCCGTCACTACAGAGAACGCAGCTGCGAGTGGAGCTGCCGATTGGTCACACTTACTCACGGGGTCTTTGCCACTTGCCTCGCTGGCTACATCGGGTTTATCGATGGTCCCTGGCCAATGACTCACCCAG GGTCCCCAAATACTGTGCTTCAGGTCCACGCGTTGTGCATCAGCTTGGGCTACTTCCTGTTTGACCTGGGATGGTGTGTCTACTTCCAGGCCGAAGGGCCCTTGATGCTGGCCCATCACTCTGTCAGCATCCTGGGCATCAGTGCCTCCCTCGCCTTAGGTGAGTCAGCCACGGAGGTCAACGCCGTCATCTTTGGCAGCGAGCTTACCAACCCCTTCCTGCAGGCCCGCTGGTTTCTGCGGGAGAAGGGGCTGTGCCCCAGCTTGACGGGGGATGTGGTGGACTTCCTCTTCGTGGTGCTTTTTGCAGGAGTGAGGATCGGGGTTGGGGCGTGGCTGATGTACTGCGTCTTGCTGTCCCCCAGGCCCAGGCGCTTCATCAAGGTGGCGGGTCTCATCATGTATGCAGTGTCTTGTGTTTTCATGGTAAACATCTGCCGGTTTGCCCGGCGCAAAACCATCAGGAGATATCAGGCCTGGAGGGATTGGTGGAACAAAGAGGTCAACTTGAACACTAATGGGTATCTGAAGAGTCACTGA